A genomic segment from Cuculus canorus isolate bCucCan1 chromosome 20, bCucCan1.pri, whole genome shotgun sequence encodes:
- the DHX33 gene encoding ATP-dependent RNA helicase DHX33 isoform X1, giving the protein MRVDEDTEPPAKRLKARPPRRPPPALDERRRQLPVYQARGRLLSRLRGLDCAVLIGETGSGKTTQVPQYLYEAGIGHQGIIAVTQPRRVAAISLATRVSDEKKTELGKLVGYTVRFDDLTSDETRIRFLTDGMLLREAIGDPMMRKYSIVILDEAHERTIHTDVLFGVVKAAQKKRRELGKLPLKVIVMSATMDVDEFSQYFNEAPVLYLQGRQHPIQIFYTKQPQSDYLQAALVTIFQIHQEAPPSQDMLVFLTGQEEIEAMTKTCRDVSKHLPDGCPQMVVMPLYASLPYSQQLRVFQPAPKGCRKVILSTNIAETSVTIAGIKFVVDTGMVKAKKYSPEIGLEVLAVQRVSKAQAWQRTGRAGREDSGICYRLYTELEFERFDKMTIPEIQRCNLASVMLQLLALRIPNVLTFDFMSKPSPEAIKAAIEQLDLLGAVEQREGQLVLTPLGRKMAAFPLEPKFSKTILMSPKFHCTEEILTIVSLYSVDSVLYNPPSRRDEVQAVRKKFISSEGDHLTLLSLYRAFRKVNGNKTWCKQNFVNGRNMMLASDIRAQLRDICVKLSMPIESSRMDTGNIRRCLAHSLFTNAAELQPDGTYHTVDSHQVVAIHPSSVLFHCQPACVVYNGLLHTNKRYMRDLCVVDADWLYDAAPDYFRRKLRTARN; this is encoded by the exons ATGCGGGTGGATGAAGACACGGAGCCGCCGGCCAAGCGGCTGAAGGCCAGGCCGCCCCGCCGGCCCCCGCCGGCCCTGGACGAGCGGCGCCGGCAGCTCCCCGTGTACCAGGCGCGGGGGCGGCTGCTGAGCAGGCTGCGCGGCCTGGACTGCGCCGTCCTCATCG GAGAAACTGGCTCTGGGAAGACCACCCAGGTCCCTCAGTACCTCTACGAAGCAGGAATTGGCCACCAAGGCATCATTGCTGTGACACAGCCTCGCAGGGTAGCAGCTATATCCTTAGCTACCAGAGTCTCAGATGAGAAGAAGacagagctggggaaactg GTTGGCTACACTGTGCGCTTCGATGATCTTACGTCTGATGAAACCAGGATCAGGTTTTTAACAGACGGCATGCTGCTTCGCGAAGCTATTGGGGACCCTATGATGCGGAAGTACAGCATTGTCATCCTGGATGAAGCCCACGAGAGGACGATCCACACCGATGTCCTCTTTGGAGTGGtgaaagctgcacagaagaaacGAAGGGAACTGGGCAAGCTGCCACTCAAA GTGATAGTCATGTCAGCTACTATGGATGTTGATGAGTTCTCCCAGTACTTCAATGAAGCTCCTGTTCTCTATTTACAAGGCAGGCAGCACCCCATTCAGATCTTTTACACCAAACAGCCGCAGAGCGATTACCTCCAAGCAGCTCTGGTGACCATCTTCCAGATCCACCAG GAAGCACCCCCTTCTCAAGACATGCTGGTGTTTCTGACTGGTCAGGAAGAAATTGAAGCAATGACCAAAACCTGTCGAGATGTTTCCAAACATCTCCCTGACGGCTGCCCGCAGATGGTAGTGATGCCTCTTTATGCTTCTCTGCCCTACTCGCAGCAGCTCCGCGTCTTTCAGCCTGCCCCTAAG gGCTGTCGAAAAGTGATCCTCTCCACCAACATTGCGGAAACCTCTGTCACCATTGCAGGAATAAAATTTGTTGTGGACACGGGCATGGTGAAAGCGAAGAAATACAGCCCTG AAATTGGTCTGGAAGTGTTGGCAGTCCAGCGGGTGTCGAAGGCCCAGGCTTGGCAACGAACAGGGAGAGCAGGGCGAGAGGACAGTGGCATCTGTTACCGACTCTATACAGAGCTTGAGTTCGAGAGGTTTGACAAAATGACAATACCCGAGATACAGAG GTGCAACCTAGCCAGTGTGATGCTTCAGCTCCTGGCCCTGAGAATTCCCAATGTGCTCACTTTTGACTTCATGTCCAAACCATCTCCTG AAGCTATTAAAGCAGCAATTGAGCAGCTGGacctgctgggagctgtggaaCAAAGGGAAGGTCAGCTTGTCCTAACGCCCCTAGGAAGGAAGATGGCAGCCTTTCCACTGGAACCAAAGTTTTCTAAA ACCATCCTCATGTCCCCGAAGTTCCACTGCACAGAGGAGATCCTGACCATCGTGTCGCTGTATTCAGTGGACAGCGTCCTCTACAATCCTCCCTCCCGGCGGGATGAAGTGCAGGCtgtcaggaagaaattcatcTCCAGCGAGGGGGATCATCTTACCCTGCTCAGCTTGTACAGGGCCTTCAGAAAAGTAAATGGCAACAAG ACGTGGTGCAAACAGAACTTTGTCAATGGCAGGAACATGATGCTTGCGTCAGACATCAGAGCTCAGCTCAGGGACATCTGTGTAAAG CTGTCGATGCCAATCGAGTCCTCCCGCATGGACACCGGGAACATCCGCCGCTGCCTGGCTCACAGCCTCTTCACCAACGCCGCGGAGCTGCAGCCGGACGGCACCTATCACACCGTGGACTCTCACCAGGTGGTGGCCATCCACCCCTCCTCCGTGCTGTTCCACTGCCAGCCGGCCTGCGTGGTGTACAATGGGCTGCTGCACACCAACAAGCGCTACATGCGGGACCTCTGTGTGGTAGATGCGGACTGGCTGTACGACGCAGCGCCCGACTATTTCCGCAGGAAGCTCCGAACGGCCAGGAACTGA
- the DHX33 gene encoding ATP-dependent RNA helicase DHX33 isoform X2, translating to MLLREAIGDPMMRKYSIVILDEAHERTIHTDVLFGVVKAAQKKRRELGKLPLKVIVMSATMDVDEFSQYFNEAPVLYLQGRQHPIQIFYTKQPQSDYLQAALVTIFQIHQEAPPSQDMLVFLTGQEEIEAMTKTCRDVSKHLPDGCPQMVVMPLYASLPYSQQLRVFQPAPKGCRKVILSTNIAETSVTIAGIKFVVDTGMVKAKKYSPEIGLEVLAVQRVSKAQAWQRTGRAGREDSGICYRLYTELEFERFDKMTIPEIQRCNLASVMLQLLALRIPNVLTFDFMSKPSPEAIKAAIEQLDLLGAVEQREGQLVLTPLGRKMAAFPLEPKFSKTILMSPKFHCTEEILTIVSLYSVDSVLYNPPSRRDEVQAVRKKFISSEGDHLTLLSLYRAFRKVNGNKTWCKQNFVNGRNMMLASDIRAQLRDICVKLSMPIESSRMDTGNIRRCLAHSLFTNAAELQPDGTYHTVDSHQVVAIHPSSVLFHCQPACVVYNGLLHTNKRYMRDLCVVDADWLYDAAPDYFRRKLRTARN from the exons ATGCTGCTTCGCGAAGCTATTGGGGACCCTATGATGCGGAAGTACAGCATTGTCATCCTGGATGAAGCCCACGAGAGGACGATCCACACCGATGTCCTCTTTGGAGTGGtgaaagctgcacagaagaaacGAAGGGAACTGGGCAAGCTGCCACTCAAA GTGATAGTCATGTCAGCTACTATGGATGTTGATGAGTTCTCCCAGTACTTCAATGAAGCTCCTGTTCTCTATTTACAAGGCAGGCAGCACCCCATTCAGATCTTTTACACCAAACAGCCGCAGAGCGATTACCTCCAAGCAGCTCTGGTGACCATCTTCCAGATCCACCAG GAAGCACCCCCTTCTCAAGACATGCTGGTGTTTCTGACTGGTCAGGAAGAAATTGAAGCAATGACCAAAACCTGTCGAGATGTTTCCAAACATCTCCCTGACGGCTGCCCGCAGATGGTAGTGATGCCTCTTTATGCTTCTCTGCCCTACTCGCAGCAGCTCCGCGTCTTTCAGCCTGCCCCTAAG gGCTGTCGAAAAGTGATCCTCTCCACCAACATTGCGGAAACCTCTGTCACCATTGCAGGAATAAAATTTGTTGTGGACACGGGCATGGTGAAAGCGAAGAAATACAGCCCTG AAATTGGTCTGGAAGTGTTGGCAGTCCAGCGGGTGTCGAAGGCCCAGGCTTGGCAACGAACAGGGAGAGCAGGGCGAGAGGACAGTGGCATCTGTTACCGACTCTATACAGAGCTTGAGTTCGAGAGGTTTGACAAAATGACAATACCCGAGATACAGAG GTGCAACCTAGCCAGTGTGATGCTTCAGCTCCTGGCCCTGAGAATTCCCAATGTGCTCACTTTTGACTTCATGTCCAAACCATCTCCTG AAGCTATTAAAGCAGCAATTGAGCAGCTGGacctgctgggagctgtggaaCAAAGGGAAGGTCAGCTTGTCCTAACGCCCCTAGGAAGGAAGATGGCAGCCTTTCCACTGGAACCAAAGTTTTCTAAA ACCATCCTCATGTCCCCGAAGTTCCACTGCACAGAGGAGATCCTGACCATCGTGTCGCTGTATTCAGTGGACAGCGTCCTCTACAATCCTCCCTCCCGGCGGGATGAAGTGCAGGCtgtcaggaagaaattcatcTCCAGCGAGGGGGATCATCTTACCCTGCTCAGCTTGTACAGGGCCTTCAGAAAAGTAAATGGCAACAAG ACGTGGTGCAAACAGAACTTTGTCAATGGCAGGAACATGATGCTTGCGTCAGACATCAGAGCTCAGCTCAGGGACATCTGTGTAAAG CTGTCGATGCCAATCGAGTCCTCCCGCATGGACACCGGGAACATCCGCCGCTGCCTGGCTCACAGCCTCTTCACCAACGCCGCGGAGCTGCAGCCGGACGGCACCTATCACACCGTGGACTCTCACCAGGTGGTGGCCATCCACCCCTCCTCCGTGCTGTTCCACTGCCAGCCGGCCTGCGTGGTGTACAATGGGCTGCTGCACACCAACAAGCGCTACATGCGGGACCTCTGTGTGGTAGATGCGGACTGGCTGTACGACGCAGCGCCCGACTATTTCCGCAGGAAGCTCCGAACGGCCAGGAACTGA
- the C1QBP gene encoding complement component 1 Q subcomponent-binding protein, mitochondrial, translating into MLLARSLRSAAALALRPPPRRLLSSSSFPRALLPPPGSAPPLARSLWQLGGGGGRTALLRPRRGSAGGVSCGCGGLHTEGDKAFAQFLTDEIKEEKKIQKHKSLPKISGGWELEVHGTEAKLVRKIAGEKITVTFNINNSIPPSDDEETQEEQKPDEQEPDLTSTPNFVVEVIKDDTKQTLVLDCHYPEDEIGHEGEEESDIFTIREVSFQPTGESDWKDTNYTLNTDSLDWALYDHLMDFLADRGVDNTFADELIELSTALEHQEYIKFLEDLKSFVKCQ; encoded by the exons ATGCTGCTCGCCCGGTCCCTGCGCTCTGCCGCCGCCCTCGCCTTGCGACCGCCGCCACGccgcctcctctcctcctcgtCGTTCCCGCGCGCCCTCCTGCCGCCGCCCGGCTCCGCGCCGCCCCTCGCGCGCTCCCTCTGGCAGCtgggcggcggcggcgggcggaCGGCGCTGCTGCGCCCGCGGCGGGGCTCAGCCGGGGGCGTCTCCTGCGGCTGCGGCGGCCTCCACACCGAGG GGGACAAAGCCTTTGCGCAGTTCCTGACAGATGAGAtcaaagaggagaagaaaatccaGAAACACAAATCCCTGCCCAAGATCTCCGGCGGATGGGAGCTGGAAGTGCACGGCACTGAGGCCAAGCTGGTGCGGAAGATAGCGGGGGAGAA GATAACGGTTACCTTCAACATCAATAACAGCATCCCACCCTCAGACGACGAAGAAACACAGGAAGAGCAGAAACCCGATGAGCAAGAG CCTGACCTTACGTCAACTCCAAACTTTGTTGTGGAAGTAATAAAAGACGACACAAAGCAGACCCTTGTTCTCGACTGCCATTATCCAGAAGACGAG attggacatgagggagaggaagaaagtgaCATTTTCACAATTCGGGAGGTCAGTTTTCAGCCCACCGGAGAATCGGATTGGAAGGACACCAACTACACCCTCAATACGGATTCCCTTGACTGG GCTCTCTATGATCACTTAATGGATTTCTTGGCTGATCGAGGAGTGGACAACACGTTTGCCGATGAGTTAATAGAGCTCAGCACTGCACTGGAGCACCAGGAGTACATTAAATTCCTCGAAGACCTTAAAAGCTTTGTCAAATGTCAGTAG
- the RPAIN gene encoding RPA-interacting protein isoform X3, with translation MASPQRARCKAAAAQPGRGFCRRLRGATPPWKEAYRHRCMERLRSSRAQLLERYRRGAEDGTARGALLVPEVMEQEWQALQAGGAAEGLAQMPEDPDELAVLEEIQQELILKEQSVIEEYERSLQFDEECLNAMLDGLDASDKVICPVCRKNNLTVRNHLVFCQCGLYITTQCLSGYDRGKASSTPRKHRDRAQSSVLPQPRVHRDQRNGGRNQSPHELPGLRLLGDSPLSRFGCCFCTGSTSRL, from the exons ATGGCGTCTCCGCAGCGGGCGCGCTGCAAGGCCGCGGCGGCGCAGCCCGGGAGGGGGTTCTGCCGCCGGCTGCGGGGGGCTACGCCGCCGTGGAAGGAGGCCTACCGCCAC CGCTGCatggagaggctgaggagcagccGGGCGCAACTGCTGGAGCGGTACCGGCGCGGCGCAGAGGATGGCACGGCACGGGGTGCGCTGCTGGTGCCCGAGGTGATGGAGCAGGAGTGGCAGGCGCTGCAGGCTGGCGGGGCAGCCGAGGGCCTGGCCCAG ATGCCGGAGGATCCTGATGAGCTGGCGGTACTGGAAGAGATCCAACAAGAACTGATCTTAAAAG AGCAGTCGGTTATAGAAGAGTACGAGCGAAGCCTGCAGTTTGATGAAGAATGTCTCAACGCAATGCTTGATGGCTTGGATGCCAGCGACAAGGTCATCTGCCCAGTGTGCAGAAA GAATAACCTGACTGTGAGGAATCACTTGGTTTTTTGCCAGTGTGGATTATACATCACCACGCAG TGTCTCTCAGGGTATGACAGAGGGAAAGCTTCGAGCACTCCTAGAAAACACCGTGACAGAGCACAGTCATCGGTGCTTCCACAACCCAGAGTTCACCGTGACCAGCGGAATGGAGGAAGAAACCAGTCTCCTCATGAGCTGCCCG GTCTGCGACTCCTGGGCGATTCTCCTCTAAGTCGATTCGGCTGCTGCTTTTGTACTGGAAGCACTTCAAGACTATGA
- the RPAIN gene encoding RPA-interacting protein isoform X4, which translates to MASPQRARCKAAAAQPGRGFCRRLRGATPPWKEAYRHRCMERLRSSRAQLLERYRRGAEDGTARGALLVPEVMEQEWQALQAGGAAEGLAQMPEDPDELAVLEEIQQELILKEQSVIEEYERSLQFDEECLNAMLDGLDASDKVICPVCRKNNLTVRNHLVFCQCGLYITTQGMTEGKLRALLENTVTEHSHRCFHNPEFTVTSGMEEETSLLMSCPVCDSWAILL; encoded by the exons ATGGCGTCTCCGCAGCGGGCGCGCTGCAAGGCCGCGGCGGCGCAGCCCGGGAGGGGGTTCTGCCGCCGGCTGCGGGGGGCTACGCCGCCGTGGAAGGAGGCCTACCGCCAC CGCTGCatggagaggctgaggagcagccGGGCGCAACTGCTGGAGCGGTACCGGCGCGGCGCAGAGGATGGCACGGCACGGGGTGCGCTGCTGGTGCCCGAGGTGATGGAGCAGGAGTGGCAGGCGCTGCAGGCTGGCGGGGCAGCCGAGGGCCTGGCCCAG ATGCCGGAGGATCCTGATGAGCTGGCGGTACTGGAAGAGATCCAACAAGAACTGATCTTAAAAG AGCAGTCGGTTATAGAAGAGTACGAGCGAAGCCTGCAGTTTGATGAAGAATGTCTCAACGCAATGCTTGATGGCTTGGATGCCAGCGACAAGGTCATCTGCCCAGTGTGCAGAAA GAATAACCTGACTGTGAGGAATCACTTGGTTTTTTGCCAGTGTGGATTATACATCACCACGCAG GGTATGACAGAGGGAAAGCTTCGAGCACTCCTAGAAAACACCGTGACAGAGCACAGTCATCGGTGCTTCCACAACCCAGAGTTCACCGTGACCAGCGGAATGGAGGAAGAAACCAGTCTCCTCATGAGCTGCCCG GTCTGCGACTCCTGGGCGATTCTCCTCTAA
- the RPAIN gene encoding RPA-interacting protein isoform X1 → MASPQRARCKAAAAQPGRGFCRRLRGATPPWKEAYRHRCMERLRSSRAQLLERYRRGAEDGTARGALLVPEVMEQEWQALQAGGAAEGLAQMPEDPDELAVLEEIQQELILKEQSVIEEYERSLQFDEECLNAMLDGLDASDKVICPVCRKNNLTVRNHLVFCQCGLYITTQCLSGYDRGKASSTPRKHRDRAQSSVLPQPRVHRDQRNGGRNQSPHELPGESQCQFPQNDLCLDPLLHTMGRNQKSIDLRVW, encoded by the exons ATGGCGTCTCCGCAGCGGGCGCGCTGCAAGGCCGCGGCGGCGCAGCCCGGGAGGGGGTTCTGCCGCCGGCTGCGGGGGGCTACGCCGCCGTGGAAGGAGGCCTACCGCCAC CGCTGCatggagaggctgaggagcagccGGGCGCAACTGCTGGAGCGGTACCGGCGCGGCGCAGAGGATGGCACGGCACGGGGTGCGCTGCTGGTGCCCGAGGTGATGGAGCAGGAGTGGCAGGCGCTGCAGGCTGGCGGGGCAGCCGAGGGCCTGGCCCAG ATGCCGGAGGATCCTGATGAGCTGGCGGTACTGGAAGAGATCCAACAAGAACTGATCTTAAAAG AGCAGTCGGTTATAGAAGAGTACGAGCGAAGCCTGCAGTTTGATGAAGAATGTCTCAACGCAATGCTTGATGGCTTGGATGCCAGCGACAAGGTCATCTGCCCAGTGTGCAGAAA GAATAACCTGACTGTGAGGAATCACTTGGTTTTTTGCCAGTGTGGATTATACATCACCACGCAG TGTCTCTCAGGGTATGACAGAGGGAAAGCTTCGAGCACTCCTAGAAAACACCGTGACAGAGCACAGTCATCGGTGCTTCCACAACCCAGAGTTCACCGTGACCAGCGGAATGGAGGAAGAAACCAGTCTCCTCATGAGCTGCCCGGTGAGTCTCAGTGCCAGTTTCCTCAAAATGACCTCTGCCTGGATCCACTTCTCCATACCATGGGCAGAAACCAAAAGTCCATTGATCTGAGGGTGTGGTGA
- the RPAIN gene encoding RPA-interacting protein isoform X2, which translates to MASPQRARCKAAAAQPGRGFCRRLRGATPPWKEAYRHRCMERLRSSRAQLLERYRRGAEDGTARGALLVPEVMEQEWQALQAGGAAEGLAQMPEDPDELAVLEEIQQELILKEQSVIEEYERSLQFDEECLNAMLDGLDASDKVICPVCRKNNLTVRNHLVFCQCGLYITTQGMTEGKLRALLENTVTEHSHRCFHNPEFTVTSGMEEETSLLMSCPVSLSASFLKMTSAWIHFSIPWAETKSPLI; encoded by the exons ATGGCGTCTCCGCAGCGGGCGCGCTGCAAGGCCGCGGCGGCGCAGCCCGGGAGGGGGTTCTGCCGCCGGCTGCGGGGGGCTACGCCGCCGTGGAAGGAGGCCTACCGCCAC CGCTGCatggagaggctgaggagcagccGGGCGCAACTGCTGGAGCGGTACCGGCGCGGCGCAGAGGATGGCACGGCACGGGGTGCGCTGCTGGTGCCCGAGGTGATGGAGCAGGAGTGGCAGGCGCTGCAGGCTGGCGGGGCAGCCGAGGGCCTGGCCCAG ATGCCGGAGGATCCTGATGAGCTGGCGGTACTGGAAGAGATCCAACAAGAACTGATCTTAAAAG AGCAGTCGGTTATAGAAGAGTACGAGCGAAGCCTGCAGTTTGATGAAGAATGTCTCAACGCAATGCTTGATGGCTTGGATGCCAGCGACAAGGTCATCTGCCCAGTGTGCAGAAA GAATAACCTGACTGTGAGGAATCACTTGGTTTTTTGCCAGTGTGGATTATACATCACCACGCAG GGTATGACAGAGGGAAAGCTTCGAGCACTCCTAGAAAACACCGTGACAGAGCACAGTCATCGGTGCTTCCACAACCCAGAGTTCACCGTGACCAGCGGAATGGAGGAAGAAACCAGTCTCCTCATGAGCTGCCCGGTGAGTCTCAGTGCCAGTTTCCTCAAAATGACCTCTGCCTGGATCCACTTCTCCATACCATGGGCAGAAACCAAAAGTCCATTGATCTGA
- the NUP88 gene encoding nuclear pore complex protein Nup88, whose product MAGEWGPAEQWRAALPQHAVLSRLRERLAPSASGAERPPLSRGLLCGLGTDLLLWDGERGALRAIGLRRLGGSDPAALSRYQTLLCINPPLFEVYQTLLSPVQHHVALIGTKGLMVLELPKRWGKNSEFEGGKSTVNCRTVPIAERFFTSSTSLTLKHAAWYPCETSEPHIVLLTSDNTIRFYNLKVPQTPVKVIALSDTEEETLTIKKGRAYTASLGETAVAFDFGPLVPVPKSILGQRGSEEVLAFPLYILYENGETFLTYISLPQSTGNLGKLLGPLPMHPAAEDNYGYDACAVLCLPCVPNILVIATESGMLYHCVVLDGEEDDEQSEKSWDPRADLIPSLYVFECVELELALKLASGDEEEPLESDFSCPIKLHRDPKCPSRYHCTHEAGVHSVGLTWIDKLHKFLGSDEEDKDSLQELGAEQKCFVEHILCTKPLPCRQPAPIRGFWIVSDILGPTMICITNTYECITRPLLSAVHPASPPLLCTRDDKDDAVSPLRVLAESKHSFEKHIRNILQRSSANPALLKSADKDAAPPPEECLQLLSRATQVFREEYILKQDLAKEEIQQRVKLLWGQKKKQLEDLNYYREERKSLREMAERLADKYEEAKEKQEDIMNRMKKVLRSFYSLLPVLSDSEKDMKKELQTIHDQLQHLSNAIRQVKMKKEYQQQKMEKGSSPRQRSISLSAYQSKCIQTVLKEEGEHIREMVKQLNDIRSHVNF is encoded by the exons ATGGCGGGCGAGTGGGGCCCGGCGGAGCAGTGGCGCGCGGCGCTGCCGCAGCACGCGGTGCTGAGCCGCCTCCGCGAGCGCCTGGCGCCCTCCGCCTCGGGCGCGGAGCGGCCACCCCTGAGCCGCGGGCTCCTCTGCGGGCTCGGGACCGACCTGCTGCTCTGGGACGGCGAGAGGGGCGCCCTCCGCGCCATCGGCCTCCGCCGCCTCGGCGGGAGCGACCCCGCCGCCCTCAGCCGGTACcag acCCTTCTCTGCATCAACCCCCCTCTGTTTGAGGTTTATCAGACGCTGTTAAGCCCCGTGCAACATCATGTGGCGCTCATCGGCACGAAGGGGCTCATGGTGCTGGAGCTGCCTAAACGCTGGGGGAAGAATTCCGAGTTTGAAGGCGGGAAATCCACAGTGAACTGTAG GACTGTTCCTATTGCAGAAAGGTTCTTCACAAGCTCAACATCTCTGACTTTAAAGCATGCTGCCTGGTATCCCTGTGAGACATCAGAGCCCCATATCGTGCTCCTCACTTCAGATAACACTATAAG GTTTTACAATCTGAAGGTGCCTCAGACACCGGTCAAAGTGATTGCTCTTTCAGACACCGAGGAGGAGACATTAACGATCAAAAAAGG GAGAGCCTACACAGCATCACTGGGAGAGACTGCCGTGGCATTTGACTTCGGCCCGCTGGTGCCGGTCCCAAAGAGCATTCTTGGCCAGCGAGGGAGTGAAGAAGTGCTGGCCTTTCCGCTCTACATATTGTATGAAAATGGAGAGACGTTCCTCACCTATATCAGCCTCCCGCAGAG CACCGGCAACCTTGGCAAGCTGCTGGGCCCGCTGCCCATGCACCCTGCGGCAGAGGACAACTACGGCTACGACGCCTGTGCTGTCCTGTGCCTGCCTTGCGTTCCTAACATCCTGGTGATTGCCACCGAGTCCGGAATGCTCTATCACTGTGTGGTACtggatggggaggaggatgaTGAGCAG TCAGAAAAGTCATGGGACCCAAGAGCCGATCTTATTCCTTCCTTGTACGTATTTGAATGTGTTGAGCTGGAACTTGCACTGAAACTGGCAtcaggagatgaggaggagcCTCTGGAGTCTGATTTTTCTTGCCCAATCAAACTTCATCGAG ATCCAAAATGCCCCTCTCGGTACCACTGCACCCACGAAGCTGGTGTCCACAGCGTGGGGCTGACCTGGATCGACAAACTGCACAAATTCCTCGGTTCAG ATGAAGAAGACAAAGACAGCTTACAGGAGTtgggagcagaacagaaatgctttgttgAACATATTCTATGTACAAAACCATTGCCATGCAg gcaACCTGCTCCCATCAGAGGATTTTGGATCGTTTCTGACATCCTGGGGCCCACAATGATCTGCATCACAAACACTTATGAGTGCATTACGAGGCCTCTCTT GAGTGCAGTCCATCCTGCGTCCCCTCCCCTGCTGTGCACCAGAGATGACAAAGATGATGCCGTTTCCCCTCTCCGTGTCCTGGCTGAGTCAAAGCATTCATTTGAGAAGCACATCCGAAACATCCTGCAGCGCAGTTCTGCCAATCCCGCGCTTTTGAA ATCTGCTGATAAGGACGCCGCTCCTCCCCCTGAAGAATGCCTTCAGCTTCTCAGCAGAGCCACGCAGGTGTTCAGGGAAGAATACATCCTTAAACAAGACCTGGCAAAGGAGGAAATCCAGCAAAG AGTGAAACTGCTGTggggacagaaaaagaaacaactggaAGATCTTAATTACTATCGAGAGGAAAG GAAAAGTTTGCGGGAAATGGCGGAGCGCTTGGCTGACAAGTACGAGGAGGCCAAGGAGAAGCAAGAGGACATCATGAACAG GATGAAGAAAGTTCTCCGGAGTTTCTACTCTCTGCTTCCTGTTCTATCAGACAGCGAAAAAGACATGAAGAAGGAATTGCAGACGATCCATGACCAGCTACAGCACCTGAGCAACGCCATCAGACAG GTTAAGATGAAGAAGGAATACCAGCAGCAGAAGATGGAGAAGGGCAGCAGTCCCCGCCAGCGCAGCATCAGCCTCAGCGCCTACCAGAGCAAGTGTATCCAAACCGTCCTGAAGGAGGA